From Macaca fascicularis isolate 582-1 chromosome 14, T2T-MFA8v1.1, a single genomic window includes:
- the DNAJC4 gene encoding dnaJ homolog subfamily C member 4 isoform X3, whose protein sequence is MPPLLPLRLCRLWPRSPPSRLLGAAAGQRSSPSNYYELLGVHPGASTEEVKRAFFSKSKELHPDRDPGNPSLHSRFVELSEAYRVLSREQSRRRYDAQLRSGGPPKSPQTTAHDKSAGQTHSSSWAHPNAQYWSQFHSVRPQGPQSRQQQHKQNKQVLRYCLLLMLAGMGLHYIAFRKVKQMHLNFMDEKDRIITAMHNEARERARARANRASLQQERQQQRQQQPPPPEPTQVPEIVPPGAGP, encoded by the exons ATGCCGCCCTTACTACCCCTGCGCCTGTGCCGGCTGTGGCCCCGCAGCCCTCCCTCCCGGCTCCTCGGAGCGGCCGCCGGGCAGCG GTCCAGCCCCAGTAATTATTATGAACTGTTGGGGGTGCATCCTGGTGCCAGCACTGAGGAAGTTAAACGAGCTTTCTTCTCCAAGTCCAAAGAG ctgcACCCGGACCGGGACCCTGGGAACCCAAGCCTGCACAGCCGCTTTGTGGAGCTGAGTGAGGCATACCGTGTGCTCAGCCGTGAGCAGAGCCGCCGAAGGTATGATGCTCAGCTCCGCTCAGGTGGTCCCCCAAAGTCTCCACAAACCACAGCCCATGACAAGTCTGCCGGCCAAACACACAG cagcTCCTGGGCACACCCCAACGCACAGTACTGGTCCCAGTTTCATAGCGTGAGGCCACAGGGGCCCCAGTCGAGGCAGCagcaacacaaacaaaacaagcaagTGCTGAGGTACTGCCTCCTCCTCATGCTGGCGGGCATGGGCCTGCACTACATTGCCTTCAG GAAGGTGAAGCAGATGCACCTTAACTTCATGGATGAAAAGGATCGGATCATCACAGCCATGCACAATGAAGCGCGGGAGCGGGCGCGGGCCAG GGCCAACAGAGCCAGCCTTCAGCAGGAGCGACAACAGCAAAGGCAGCAGCAGCCGCCACCACCGGAGCCAACCCAAGTCCCCGAGATCGTGCCCCCGGGCGCCGGCCCCTGA
- the DNAJC4 gene encoding dnaJ homolog subfamily C member 4 isoform X6: MPPLLPLRLCRLWPRSPPSRLLGAAAGQRSSPSNYYELLGVHPGASTEEVKRAFFSKSKELHPDRDPGNPSLHSRFVELSEAYRVLSREQSRRRYDAQLRSGGPPKSPQTTAHDKSAGQTHSSWAHPNAQYWSQFHSVRPQGPQSRQQQHKQNKQVLRKVKQMHLNFMDEKDRIITAMHNEARERARARANRASLQQERQQQRQQQPPPPEPTQVPEIVPPGAGP; this comes from the exons ATGCCGCCCTTACTACCCCTGCGCCTGTGCCGGCTGTGGCCCCGCAGCCCTCCCTCCCGGCTCCTCGGAGCGGCCGCCGGGCAGCG GTCCAGCCCCAGTAATTATTATGAACTGTTGGGGGTGCATCCTGGTGCCAGCACTGAGGAAGTTAAACGAGCTTTCTTCTCCAAGTCCAAAGAG ctgcACCCGGACCGGGACCCTGGGAACCCAAGCCTGCACAGCCGCTTTGTGGAGCTGAGTGAGGCATACCGTGTGCTCAGCCGTGAGCAGAGCCGCCGAAGGTATGATGCTCAGCTCCGCTCAGGTGGTCCCCCAAAGTCTCCACAAACCACAGCCCATGACAAGTCTGCCGGCCAAACACACAG cTCCTGGGCACACCCCAACGCACAGTACTGGTCCCAGTTTCATAGCGTGAGGCCACAGGGGCCCCAGTCGAGGCAGCagcaacacaaacaaaacaagcaagTGCTGAG GAAGGTGAAGCAGATGCACCTTAACTTCATGGATGAAAAGGATCGGATCATCACAGCCATGCACAATGAAGCGCGGGAGCGGGCGCGGGCCAG GGCCAACAGAGCCAGCCTTCAGCAGGAGCGACAACAGCAAAGGCAGCAGCAGCCGCCACCACCGGAGCCAACCCAAGTCCCCGAGATCGTGCCCCCGGGCGCCGGCCCCTGA
- the DNAJC4 gene encoding dnaJ homolog subfamily C member 4 isoform X7 — translation MPPLLPLRLCRLWPRSPPSRLLGAAAGQRSSPSNYYELLGVHPGASTEEVKRAFFSKSKELHPDRDPGNPSLHSRFVELSEAYRVLSREQSRRRYDAQLRSGGPPKSPQTTAHDKSAGQTHRKVKQMHLNFMDEKDRIITAMHNEARERARARANRASLQQERQQQRQQQPPPPEPTQVPEIVPPGAGP, via the exons ATGCCGCCCTTACTACCCCTGCGCCTGTGCCGGCTGTGGCCCCGCAGCCCTCCCTCCCGGCTCCTCGGAGCGGCCGCCGGGCAGCG GTCCAGCCCCAGTAATTATTATGAACTGTTGGGGGTGCATCCTGGTGCCAGCACTGAGGAAGTTAAACGAGCTTTCTTCTCCAAGTCCAAAGAG ctgcACCCGGACCGGGACCCTGGGAACCCAAGCCTGCACAGCCGCTTTGTGGAGCTGAGTGAGGCATACCGTGTGCTCAGCCGTGAGCAGAGCCGCCGAAGGTATGATGCTCAGCTCCGCTCAGGTGGTCCCCCAAAGTCTCCACAAACCACAGCCCATGACAAGTCTGCCGGCCAAACACACAG GAAGGTGAAGCAGATGCACCTTAACTTCATGGATGAAAAGGATCGGATCATCACAGCCATGCACAATGAAGCGCGGGAGCGGGCGCGGGCCAG GGCCAACAGAGCCAGCCTTCAGCAGGAGCGACAACAGCAAAGGCAGCAGCAGCCGCCACCACCGGAGCCAACCCAAGTCCCCGAGATCGTGCCCCCGGGCGCCGGCCCCTGA
- the DNAJC4 gene encoding dnaJ homolog subfamily C member 4 isoform X2, with protein MPPLLPLRLCRLWPRSPPSRLLGAAAGQRSSPSNYYELLGVHPGASTEEVKRAFFSKSKELHPDRDPGNPSLHSRFVELSEAYRVLSREQSRRRYDAQLRSGGPPKSPQTTAHDKSAGQTHSSWAHPNAQYWSQFHSVRPQGPQSRQQQHKQNKQVLRYCLLLMLAGMGLHYIAFRKVKQMHLNFMDEKDRIITAMHNEARERARARSVPALFCPLLPVPAPHFGIPIPTTQVPSPPGPTEPAFSRSDNSKGSSSRHHRSQPKSPRSCPRAPAPEGLTWIGPAVRSRLASFPGLPASQNACNKVIRRASVRLPPSGPAPPAPASPRGSAPPSG; from the exons ATGCCGCCCTTACTACCCCTGCGCCTGTGCCGGCTGTGGCCCCGCAGCCCTCCCTCCCGGCTCCTCGGAGCGGCCGCCGGGCAGCG GTCCAGCCCCAGTAATTATTATGAACTGTTGGGGGTGCATCCTGGTGCCAGCACTGAGGAAGTTAAACGAGCTTTCTTCTCCAAGTCCAAAGAG ctgcACCCGGACCGGGACCCTGGGAACCCAAGCCTGCACAGCCGCTTTGTGGAGCTGAGTGAGGCATACCGTGTGCTCAGCCGTGAGCAGAGCCGCCGAAGGTATGATGCTCAGCTCCGCTCAGGTGGTCCCCCAAAGTCTCCACAAACCACAGCCCATGACAAGTCTGCCGGCCAAACACACAG cTCCTGGGCACACCCCAACGCACAGTACTGGTCCCAGTTTCATAGCGTGAGGCCACAGGGGCCCCAGTCGAGGCAGCagcaacacaaacaaaacaagcaagTGCTGAGGTACTGCCTCCTCCTCATGCTGGCGGGCATGGGCCTGCACTACATTGCCTTCAG GAAGGTGAAGCAGATGCACCTTAACTTCATGGATGAAAAGGATCGGATCATCACAGCCATGCACAATGAAGCGCGGGAGCGGGCGCGGGCCAGGTCTGTCCCTGCTCTATTCTGCCCCCTGCTCCCTGTCCCGGCACCACACTTCGGGATCCCTATCCCAACCACCCAGGTGCCCTCTCCTCCAGGGCCAACAGAGCCAGCCTTCAGCAGGAGCGACAACAGCAAAGGCAGCAGCAGCCGCCACCACCGGAGCCAACCCAAGTCCCCGAGATCGTGCCCCCGGGCGCCGGCCCCTGAGGGGCTCACCTGGATAGGGCCTGCAGTGCGTTCCCGCCTTGCTTCCTTCCCTGGACTGCCCGCTTCCCAAAACGCGTGCAATAAAGTGATTCGCAGAGCTAGTGTGCGGCTCCCTCCTTCAGGCCCGGCGCCCCCTGCCCCGGCTTCGCCGAGGGGCAGCGCCCCGCCCTCTGGGTAG
- the NUDT22 gene encoding uridine diphosphate glucose pyrophosphatase NUDT22 isoform X2 yields the protein MSCPVQIMDPEVTLLLQCPGGGLPREQVQAELSPAHDRRPLPGGDEAITAIWETRLKAQPWLFNAPKFRLHSATLAPIGSRGPQLLLRLGLTSYRDFLGTNWSSSAAWLRQQGATNWGDTQAYLADPLGVGAALATADDFLVFLRRSRQVAEAPGLVDVPGGHPEPQVNLPLLTLSQPLLLGIARNETSAGRASAEFYVQCSLTSEQVRKHYLSGGPEAHESTGIIFVETQNVRRLQETEMWAELCPSAKGAIILYNQVQGSPTGAALGSPALLPPL from the exons ATG AGCTGCCCTGTCCAGATCATGGATCCTGAGGTGACCCTGCTGCTTCAGTGCCCTGGTGGGGGCCTGCCCCGGGAGCAAGTACAGGCCGAGCTGAGCCCCGCCCACGACCGACGCCCACTGCCAGGTGGGGACGAGGCCATCACTGCCATCTGGGAGACCCGGCTAAAGGCCCAACCCTGGCTCTTCAACGCCCCCAAGTTCCGCCTGCACTCAGCCACCCTGGCGCCCATTGGCTCTCGGGGGCCACAGCTGCTTCTGCGCCTGGGCCTTACTTCCTACCGAGACTTCCTGGGCACCAACTGGTCCAGCTCAGCTGCCTGGCTGCGACAGCAGGGGGCCACCAACTGGGGTGACACGCAGGCCTATCTCGCGGACCCACTGGGGGTGGGCGCTGCACTAGCCACGGCCGATGACTTCCTTGTCTTCCTGCGCCGCTCCCGGCAGGTGGCTGAGGCCCCTGGGCTGGTGGATGTGCCTGGTGGGCACCCTGAGCCTCAG GTGAACCTGCCGCTACTCACCCTGAGCCAGCCCCTGCTGTTGGGCATCGCCCGAAACGAGACCAGTGCTGGCCGAGCCAGTGCCGAGTTCTATGTCCA GTGCAGCCTGACTTCTGAGCAGGTGAGAAAGCACTACCTGAGTGGGGGACCCGAGGCCCACGAGTCTACAGGCATCATCTTTGTGGAGACACAG AACGTGCGGAGATTGCAGGAGACGGAGATGTGGGCTGAACTCTGCCCCTCGGCCAAAGGCGCCATCATCCTCTACAACCAGGTTCAGGGAAGTCCCACCGGAGCAGCCCTAGGGTCCCCAGCCCTACTCCCACCGCTCTGA
- the LOC123568623 gene encoding uncharacterized protein, whose translation MPQGEGSHAARGGALGLGAGRGTVTGGTSELVPVEGGARRQGAELGRSGDGAWLLKEELEEVKGGASGSEAEGDGAQALGAGLQPVSGVATAPEKGSSSVEGGAAGPGAAPRPSKGGAKESREEPGPSNGPGRPRGGGLRGGRAWGRGRPRTPPGEVVWVERARRPEDTGPVWVPRRPPRAQSWGGASGGGTGPGWGVSPEDPGSSEPPSGDVWVPRGRPPAAAAEVWVCWAGGSWVWREWDRPVGATAVQPDRVWTLRKGTGGN comes from the coding sequence ATGCCGCAGGGGGAGGGTTCTCACGCCGCACGGGGCGGAGCCCTGGGACTCGGGGCGGGACGTGGAACCGTGACGGGTGGGACCTCCGAGCTGGTGCCAGTGGAAGGCGGAGCCCGGCGGCAGGGGGCGGAGCTAGGAAGGTCGGGGGACGGAGCCTGGCTCTTgaaggaggagctggaggaggtgaAAGGCGGAGCCTCGGGGTCGGAAGCAGAGGGGGACGGAGCGCAGGCGCTGGGGGCGGGGCTTCAGCCGGTGAGTGGCGTGGCTACGGCTCCGGAAAAAGGGTCTAGTTCTGTCGAAGGCGGGGCTGCAGGCCCGGGGGCGGCACCGCGTCCTTCGAAGGGCGGTGCCAAGGAGTCAAGGGAGGAGCCCGGCCCGAGTAATGGCCCCGGGCGTCCTCGTGGGGGTGGTCTCCGTGGTGGCCGGGCTTGGGGACGCGGTAGGCCGAGAACTCCACCGGGAGAGGTGGTGTGGGTGGAGCGGGCTCGGCGGCCAGAAGACACAGGGCCAGTCTGGGTGCCCCGGAGACCCCCAAGGGCTCAGAGTTGGGGCGGCGCCTCGGGCGGAGGCACAGGACCAGGCTGGGGGGTATCTCCCGAGGACCCGGGCTCCTCGGAGCCACCCAGCGGGGATGTGTGGGTGCCTCGGGGCCGGCCCCCGGCAGCGGCCGCAGAGGTGTGGGTGTGCTGGGCCGGGGGCAGCTGGGTGTGGCGTGAGTGGGACCGCCCAGTCGGGGCAACTGCAGTGCAGCCAGATAGGGTCTGGACTTTACGCAAAGGGACAGGCGGGAACTGA
- the NUDT22 gene encoding uridine diphosphate glucose pyrophosphatase NUDT22 isoform X1, with translation MSCPVQIMDPEVTLLLQCPGGGLPREQVQAELSPAHDRRPLPGGDEAITAIWETRLKAQPWLFNAPKFRLHSATLAPIGSRGPQLLLRLGLTSYRDFLGTNWSSSAAWLRQQGATNWGDTQAYLADPLGVGAALATADDFLVFLRRSRQVAEAPGLVDVPGGHPEPQALCPGDSPQHQDLAGELVVRELFSSVLQEICDEVNLPLLTLSQPLLLGIARNETSAGRASAEFYVQCSLTSEQVRKHYLSGGPEAHESTGIIFVETQNVRRLQETEMWAELCPSAKGAIILYNQVQGSPTGAALGSPALLPPL, from the exons ATG AGCTGCCCTGTCCAGATCATGGATCCTGAGGTGACCCTGCTGCTTCAGTGCCCTGGTGGGGGCCTGCCCCGGGAGCAAGTACAGGCCGAGCTGAGCCCCGCCCACGACCGACGCCCACTGCCAGGTGGGGACGAGGCCATCACTGCCATCTGGGAGACCCGGCTAAAGGCCCAACCCTGGCTCTTCAACGCCCCCAAGTTCCGCCTGCACTCAGCCACCCTGGCGCCCATTGGCTCTCGGGGGCCACAGCTGCTTCTGCGCCTGGGCCTTACTTCCTACCGAGACTTCCTGGGCACCAACTGGTCCAGCTCAGCTGCCTGGCTGCGACAGCAGGGGGCCACCAACTGGGGTGACACGCAGGCCTATCTCGCGGACCCACTGGGGGTGGGCGCTGCACTAGCCACGGCCGATGACTTCCTTGTCTTCCTGCGCCGCTCCCGGCAGGTGGCTGAGGCCCCTGGGCTGGTGGATGTGCCTGGTGGGCACCCTGAGCCTCAG GCCCTGTGCCCTGGTGACAGCCCCCAGCACCAGGACCTCGCTGGGGAGCTGGTGGTACGTGAGCTCTTTTCCAGTGTCCTTCAGGAGATCTGTGATGAG GTGAACCTGCCGCTACTCACCCTGAGCCAGCCCCTGCTGTTGGGCATCGCCCGAAACGAGACCAGTGCTGGCCGAGCCAGTGCCGAGTTCTATGTCCA GTGCAGCCTGACTTCTGAGCAGGTGAGAAAGCACTACCTGAGTGGGGGACCCGAGGCCCACGAGTCTACAGGCATCATCTTTGTGGAGACACAG AACGTGCGGAGATTGCAGGAGACGGAGATGTGGGCTGAACTCTGCCCCTCGGCCAAAGGCGCCATCATCCTCTACAACCAGGTTCAGGGAAGTCCCACCGGAGCAGCCCTAGGGTCCCCAGCCCTACTCCCACCGCTCTGA
- the VEGFB gene encoding vascular endothelial growth factor B isoform X2 gives MSPLLRRLLLAALLQLAPAQAPVSQPDAPGHQKKVVSWIDVYTRATCQPREVVVPLTVELMGTVAKQLVPSCVTVQRCGGCCPDDGLECVPTGQHQVRMQILMIRYPSSQLGEMSLEEHSQCECRPKKKDSAVKPDSPRTLCPRCTQRHQRPDPRTCRCHCRRRSFLRCQGRGLELNPDTCRCRKLRR, from the exons ATGAGCCCCCTGCTCCGCCGCCTGCTGCTCGCCGCGCTCCTGCAGCTGGCCCCCGCCCAG GCCCCTGTCTCCCAGCCTGATGCTCCTGGCCACCAGAAGAAAG TGGTGTCATGGATAGATGTGTATACTCGCGCTACCTGCCAGCCCCGGGAGGTGGTGGTGCCCCTGACTGTGGAGCTCATGGGCACCGTGGCCAAACAGCTGGTGCCCAGCTGTGTGACTGTGCAGCGTTGTGGTGGCTGCTGCCCTGATGATGGCCTGGAGTGTGTGCCCACTGGGCAGCACCAAGTCCGGATGCAG ATCCTCATGATCCGGTACCCGAGCAGTCAGCTGGGGGAGATGTCCCTGGAAGAACACAGCCAGTGTGAATGCAG ACCTAAAAAAAAGGACAGTGCTGTGAAGCCGGACAG CCCCAGGACCCTCTGCCCACGCTGCACCCAGCGCCACCAGCGCCCTGACCCCCGGACCTGCCGCTGCCACTGTCGACGCCGCAGTTTCCTCCGTTGCCAAGGGCGGGGCTTAGAGCTCAACCCAGACACCTGCAG GTGCCGGAAGCTGCGAAGGTGA
- the DNAJC4 gene encoding dnaJ homolog subfamily C member 4 isoform X4 yields MPPLLPLRLCRLWPRSPPSRLLGAAAGQRSSPSNYYELLGVHPGASTEEVKRAFFSKSKELHPDRDPGNPSLHSRFVELSEAYRVLSREQSRRRYDAQLRSGGPPKSPQTTAHDKSAGQTHSSWAHPNAQYWSQFHSVRPQGPQSRQQQHKQNKQVLRYCLLLMLAGMGLHYIAFRKVKQMHLNFMDEKDRIITAMHNEARERARARANRASLQQERQQQRQQQPPPPEPTQVPEIVPPGAGP; encoded by the exons ATGCCGCCCTTACTACCCCTGCGCCTGTGCCGGCTGTGGCCCCGCAGCCCTCCCTCCCGGCTCCTCGGAGCGGCCGCCGGGCAGCG GTCCAGCCCCAGTAATTATTATGAACTGTTGGGGGTGCATCCTGGTGCCAGCACTGAGGAAGTTAAACGAGCTTTCTTCTCCAAGTCCAAAGAG ctgcACCCGGACCGGGACCCTGGGAACCCAAGCCTGCACAGCCGCTTTGTGGAGCTGAGTGAGGCATACCGTGTGCTCAGCCGTGAGCAGAGCCGCCGAAGGTATGATGCTCAGCTCCGCTCAGGTGGTCCCCCAAAGTCTCCACAAACCACAGCCCATGACAAGTCTGCCGGCCAAACACACAG cTCCTGGGCACACCCCAACGCACAGTACTGGTCCCAGTTTCATAGCGTGAGGCCACAGGGGCCCCAGTCGAGGCAGCagcaacacaaacaaaacaagcaagTGCTGAGGTACTGCCTCCTCCTCATGCTGGCGGGCATGGGCCTGCACTACATTGCCTTCAG GAAGGTGAAGCAGATGCACCTTAACTTCATGGATGAAAAGGATCGGATCATCACAGCCATGCACAATGAAGCGCGGGAGCGGGCGCGGGCCAG GGCCAACAGAGCCAGCCTTCAGCAGGAGCGACAACAGCAAAGGCAGCAGCAGCCGCCACCACCGGAGCCAACCCAAGTCCCCGAGATCGTGCCCCCGGGCGCCGGCCCCTGA
- the VEGFB gene encoding vascular endothelial growth factor B isoform X1 produces MSPLLRRLLLAALLQLAPAQAPVSQPDAPGHQKKVVSWIDVYTRATCQPREVVVPLTVELMGTVAKQLVPSCVTVQRCGGCCPDDGLECVPTGQHQVRMQILMIRYPSSQLGEMSLEEHSQCECRPKKKDSAVKPDRAATPHHRPQPRSVPGWDSAPGAPSPADITHPTPAPGPSAHAAPSATSALTPGPAAATVDAAVSSVAKGGA; encoded by the exons ATGAGCCCCCTGCTCCGCCGCCTGCTGCTCGCCGCGCTCCTGCAGCTGGCCCCCGCCCAG GCCCCTGTCTCCCAGCCTGATGCTCCTGGCCACCAGAAGAAAG TGGTGTCATGGATAGATGTGTATACTCGCGCTACCTGCCAGCCCCGGGAGGTGGTGGTGCCCCTGACTGTGGAGCTCATGGGCACCGTGGCCAAACAGCTGGTGCCCAGCTGTGTGACTGTGCAGCGTTGTGGTGGCTGCTGCCCTGATGATGGCCTGGAGTGTGTGCCCACTGGGCAGCACCAAGTCCGGATGCAG ATCCTCATGATCCGGTACCCGAGCAGTCAGCTGGGGGAGATGTCCCTGGAAGAACACAGCCAGTGTGAATGCAG ACCTAAAAAAAAGGACAGTGCTGTGAAGCCGGACAG GGCTGCCACTCCCCACCACCGTCCCCAGCCCCGCTCTGTTCCGGGCTGGGACTCTGCCCCCGGAGCACCCTCCCCAGCTGACATCACCCATCCCACTCCAGCCCCAGGACCCTCTGCCCACGCTGCACCCAGCGCCACCAGCGCCCTGACCCCCGGACCTGCCGCTGCCACTGTCGACGCCGCAGTTTCCTCCGTTGCCAAGGGCGGGGCTTAG
- the DNAJC4 gene encoding dnaJ homolog subfamily C member 4 isoform X1: MPPLLPLRLCRLWPRSPPSRLLGAAAGQRSSPSNYYELLGVHPGASTEEVKRAFFSKSKELHPDRDPGNPSLHSRFVELSEAYRVLSREQSRRRYDAQLRSGGPPKSPQTTAHDKSAGQTHSSSWAHPNAQYWSQFHSVRPQGPQSRQQQHKQNKQVLRYCLLLMLAGMGLHYIAFRKVKQMHLNFMDEKDRIITAMHNEARERARARSVPALFCPLLPVPAPHFGIPIPTTQVPSPPGPTEPAFSRSDNSKGSSSRHHRSQPKSPRSCPRAPAPEGLTWIGPAVRSRLASFPGLPASQNACNKVIRRASVRLPPSGPAPPAPASPRGSAPPSG; encoded by the exons ATGCCGCCCTTACTACCCCTGCGCCTGTGCCGGCTGTGGCCCCGCAGCCCTCCCTCCCGGCTCCTCGGAGCGGCCGCCGGGCAGCG GTCCAGCCCCAGTAATTATTATGAACTGTTGGGGGTGCATCCTGGTGCCAGCACTGAGGAAGTTAAACGAGCTTTCTTCTCCAAGTCCAAAGAG ctgcACCCGGACCGGGACCCTGGGAACCCAAGCCTGCACAGCCGCTTTGTGGAGCTGAGTGAGGCATACCGTGTGCTCAGCCGTGAGCAGAGCCGCCGAAGGTATGATGCTCAGCTCCGCTCAGGTGGTCCCCCAAAGTCTCCACAAACCACAGCCCATGACAAGTCTGCCGGCCAAACACACAG cagcTCCTGGGCACACCCCAACGCACAGTACTGGTCCCAGTTTCATAGCGTGAGGCCACAGGGGCCCCAGTCGAGGCAGCagcaacacaaacaaaacaagcaagTGCTGAGGTACTGCCTCCTCCTCATGCTGGCGGGCATGGGCCTGCACTACATTGCCTTCAG GAAGGTGAAGCAGATGCACCTTAACTTCATGGATGAAAAGGATCGGATCATCACAGCCATGCACAATGAAGCGCGGGAGCGGGCGCGGGCCAGGTCTGTCCCTGCTCTATTCTGCCCCCTGCTCCCTGTCCCGGCACCACACTTCGGGATCCCTATCCCAACCACCCAGGTGCCCTCTCCTCCAGGGCCAACAGAGCCAGCCTTCAGCAGGAGCGACAACAGCAAAGGCAGCAGCAGCCGCCACCACCGGAGCCAACCCAAGTCCCCGAGATCGTGCCCCCGGGCGCCGGCCCCTGAGGGGCTCACCTGGATAGGGCCTGCAGTGCGTTCCCGCCTTGCTTCCTTCCCTGGACTGCCCGCTTCCCAAAACGCGTGCAATAAAGTGATTCGCAGAGCTAGTGTGCGGCTCCCTCCTTCAGGCCCGGCGCCCCCTGCCCCGGCTTCGCCGAGGGGCAGCGCCCCGCCCTCTGGGTAG
- the VEGFB gene encoding vascular endothelial growth factor B isoform X3, producing MGTVAKQLVPSCVTVQRCGGCCPDDGLECVPTGQHQVRMQILMIRYPSSQLGEMSLEEHSQCECRPKKKDSAVKPDRAATPHHRPQPRSVPGWDSAPGAPSPADITHPTPAPGPSAHAAPSATSALTPGPAAATVDAAVSSVAKGGA from the exons ATGGGCACCGTGGCCAAACAGCTGGTGCCCAGCTGTGTGACTGTGCAGCGTTGTGGTGGCTGCTGCCCTGATGATGGCCTGGAGTGTGTGCCCACTGGGCAGCACCAAGTCCGGATGCAG ATCCTCATGATCCGGTACCCGAGCAGTCAGCTGGGGGAGATGTCCCTGGAAGAACACAGCCAGTGTGAATGCAG ACCTAAAAAAAAGGACAGTGCTGTGAAGCCGGACAG GGCTGCCACTCCCCACCACCGTCCCCAGCCCCGCTCTGTTCCGGGCTGGGACTCTGCCCCCGGAGCACCCTCCCCAGCTGACATCACCCATCCCACTCCAGCCCCAGGACCCTCTGCCCACGCTGCACCCAGCGCCACCAGCGCCCTGACCCCCGGACCTGCCGCTGCCACTGTCGACGCCGCAGTTTCCTCCGTTGCCAAGGGCGGGGCTTAG
- the DNAJC4 gene encoding dnaJ homolog subfamily C member 4 isoform X5, whose protein sequence is MPPLLPLRLCRLWPRSPPSRLLGAAAGQRSSPSNYYELLGVHPGASTEEVKRAFFSKSKELHPDRDPGNPSLHSRFVELSEAYRVLSREQSRRRYDAQLRSGGPPKSPQTTAHDKSAGQTHSSSWAHPNAQYWSQFHSVRPQGPQSRQQQHKQNKQVLRKVKQMHLNFMDEKDRIITAMHNEARERARARANRASLQQERQQQRQQQPPPPEPTQVPEIVPPGAGP, encoded by the exons ATGCCGCCCTTACTACCCCTGCGCCTGTGCCGGCTGTGGCCCCGCAGCCCTCCCTCCCGGCTCCTCGGAGCGGCCGCCGGGCAGCG GTCCAGCCCCAGTAATTATTATGAACTGTTGGGGGTGCATCCTGGTGCCAGCACTGAGGAAGTTAAACGAGCTTTCTTCTCCAAGTCCAAAGAG ctgcACCCGGACCGGGACCCTGGGAACCCAAGCCTGCACAGCCGCTTTGTGGAGCTGAGTGAGGCATACCGTGTGCTCAGCCGTGAGCAGAGCCGCCGAAGGTATGATGCTCAGCTCCGCTCAGGTGGTCCCCCAAAGTCTCCACAAACCACAGCCCATGACAAGTCTGCCGGCCAAACACACAG cagcTCCTGGGCACACCCCAACGCACAGTACTGGTCCCAGTTTCATAGCGTGAGGCCACAGGGGCCCCAGTCGAGGCAGCagcaacacaaacaaaacaagcaagTGCTGAG GAAGGTGAAGCAGATGCACCTTAACTTCATGGATGAAAAGGATCGGATCATCACAGCCATGCACAATGAAGCGCGGGAGCGGGCGCGGGCCAG GGCCAACAGAGCCAGCCTTCAGCAGGAGCGACAACAGCAAAGGCAGCAGCAGCCGCCACCACCGGAGCCAACCCAAGTCCCCGAGATCGTGCCCCCGGGCGCCGGCCCCTGA